The segment GGCTCGAGTCGATCCACTCACGGAAGATATGTATTGGATGAGAATGTTAGTCTTTATGGCCCTCCCCAATGGAGATTTTCATTTCCAGGCGTCCAATGACCGAGCTTATGGTCATCGTTTGATCGATCAGCCTCGTATACGAATTCTTAAGGCCAATAACACAATCGAGTCTTTTAAAGTGAACACGGTGACTTCAACCACAGATCTTCCCGCCTATGGAGATATTCAAAGATGCCGCAATCGAGGAATTGGCATTCGCTATGATAAAGCCACGTCGACGATTATGGATCGCATTCTCTCGATCCGAATCCATCCTTACTGGAATCCGGCCGACGGTTGTACAACCGGAGGAGATTTATCCACTTATTCAGCGTTAGATAATAACGGAAATAGCTTATCTGTCCATCCGCCACGTGTGGCCTATTGGACCGAGCACGGTGGCTTTCATACAGGACTGGATGGGAATCTTTATTTGTTTTACAAACCCCCGCCTTCTGGAATTTGGAAGTATCAGCCGGGTGCTCCGGGATCTTGGACTCAAATCGTTGGCCACCCTGATGGCGCCAACGGCGATTGCGCCGACGGAACTCCCGCTCTCAGTTGTCGCGGAACGATCTCTGATATGTTCGTCCAAGAGGACGGAACACTCTATTATCTCGACTCCGGTCGAATTCGTACGCTGACACCGAATGGAAATATTGTCACCCTTATGGGGCAAGGACTGATTTCGGGTGAGGGTGGACCGGCTCTGTCTGCAAGATTGGGAACGGGTCTCCACGAATTTAGACCTCGAAATAATAGCGCCATTGTTTTTTCCAGTCGCGCAAACAATAAGTTATACGAGTTTGATCCGGAGGGAACACTCTACCACCTTGCAGGAAATGGACGGTTCGACGCCGCGGCCACGGGAGTGGATGCGCGTATGACAGCCACAAATTTTGAATGGCCGCATAACACAGGCGATGACTTTGGTTTAGATCCAGTGACAGGAGATGTTTATCATCACGCTGGAACTTGGGATATTATGAAATTGACTCGAGATACGGCGGCCGTCGGCTCACCCGGGCAATGGAGTTTATTCCAAGGCCAGGGAACGTATCATTGGTCGAATCCCGCGGCAGATGGGCAATCGAGCATTCATTTTACTTCTGAGTGCGGAAGCTATGGTTTTGATGCGGGAACTCGAAGAGATCCTCACTGTTGGTATTCTCCTCAAGTGGCAGGTTTTGGAAATAACAAGCTCTTTATGCATAAAGATGAGCATTCCTTTTTCATAAGTACGGGAGGATGGTCGACGCGAAATCGGATGGTGAAGCTCTACGACGTCACCACCAAAATCCAGACTCCGCTGGTAGGAGTGGTCGGTTACGGCAGTGGTAATGATAATACGACCTGTCCCGATGGAGTCTCATTGGCCGCCTGTGAATTCTTCACCTCACACTCGGTTTATATTACGACTCCTATTTACGATTCTGTAGATAATAAGTGGATGACGGTCCGAACCCATTGGTCCACCATTTATCGGATGGTGCCGGGGGGTGTGATGCAGGCCTCGTGGACAGTGAGTGAGCCAGTGATCGCTTTTGCCCATCGTCGCTATGCGGGGGACGAGTATATTTATTATTGCTCGAACTCATCACGTCAGATTCGACGAAAAAATATGAATAGTGGCGTCGAAGTGGCACTGCCATGGCCGATTGCGGCTGTGAAATGCGTCGAGGGATCAATGCATTGGGATAATAATCGCGGAAGTTTAGTCTTCCTCTATGAGCAAAACGGTCTTCATGGATTTGCGGAATACTTAGATCCAGCACCGTAGCGATTAGAGTGTACTAAAAAATTCGACGATTTTTTTCGCGGCTTGGGCGCGATGGGAGAGAGTGTTCTTTTCTCCGTCGCTGAGTTCACCTAAAGTTTTAGTAAATCCATCGGGGATGAAGATGGGATCGTAGCCAAAGCCGTTGGTTCCTGTAATCTTGGGTGCAATTTTTCCGTGAAGTTGAGCGCTGTAGACTTTTTCCTCTCCGGTGGGGGAGAGCAACACTAACGTGCATTCAAAGTGAGCCTTGCGATCGGAGATGTTCCGAATCTGCATCATCTTTAAAAGCTTGGCGATGTTTTCCGGCATGCTGGCCTTCTCGCCGGCGTAACGGGCGGAATGCACTCCAGGAAGGCCGCCGAGTCCATCGACCGATAAACCGGAATCATCGGCCAAGACCCAGTCCTCATTTGCAACTACGGCTTTGAGAGCCTTGGCTTTGATGCGAGCGTTGTCGAGAAAGGTTTTTCCATTCTCTGGAGGTTGAGAAAATACAGGGAGCTCTTTTTGCGAGTGTAATTCTAAAGGTACGCTTTTTAATAGAAGTTTAAACTCGGTGAGTTTTCCATTGTTGCCGGTGGCAATCCATAACTTAGCCAATTTCGATCCCCATTGAGTTGAGACATTTCTTTTGAATCTTGAAAAGTTCTGCGCAGCCTTTTTGGGCGAGTAAAGACATTTTCGTGAGATGTTCGGCGGTGAATGGTTTTTCCTCGGCGGTTCCTTGAATTTCCACAAACGCGTTATCATGATTCATGACAAAGTTCACGTCGGTCTCGGCGGAGGAGTCCTCGAGATAGCACAGATCCAAAAGAGGTTCGCCGTTCACCATTCCCACACTCACGGCACTAATCATCGAAGTCATTGGAATTTTAAAGTTCGGCTCACGATCACGTAAGTAGGCGAGGGCCTGGGCGAGAGCCACAAAGCCCCCAGTGATGGCCGCTGTGCGAGTTCCCCCATCGGCCTGCTGCACATCACAATCGATGGTGATCATGCGCTCACCGAGCGAAAACAGATTCGTGCTGCTACGAAGACTGCGAGCGATCAGACGAGAGATCTCTTGAGAGCGTCCACTAGCGGCAGTTTTTTCGCGATTCATCCGATCGTGAGTGGAGCGCGGGAGCATTCCGTATTCGGCAGTGATCCAGCCTTTCCCTTGGCCTTGAAGCCACTTGGGAATGCTCGGCTCAATGCTCGCGGTGCACATCACATGTGTGTGACCATACTTGATCAAAGCGCTGCCCTCGGCATAGCGATTGACAGACGTTTCGATAGTTACGGGACGAAGTTGATCGTTTGCTCTTTTATCATGTCGTGTGCTCATAGTGAGCCCTACTTTAGAGCTTTTGTCTGTTCTTTGTCTAGAGTTTCTTTGTAATCTTTAAGGCCCTTATAGATGGCCTGAGCGATTTCTTTTTGATAGGCGTCAGTGACTAAACGCTTCGATTCTTTTTCGTTAGAGATAAAACCAATTTCGACGAGAGCGGAGGGGATGCTTTGCTGAACAACGGCAAAAGGCCCTTGTTTAATCGCTTGCGGACGCACTTTCGAAAAGGGAACTTTCCACTCGTGAATAATATGCCAGCTCAGTTCGTAGCTCTTAAGAGTCGACATCGATTTTTTAAGATCGGCGAGGATACTTTGAAGATCGCCTTTCTTTTCTTTTCGTGAAAAATTTTCGTCCACTTGATTTTCTTGATGGGCGAGCATCAAGCTTTCGTCGTCAGGATCGAGTTCGTTTCTAAAATAGATTTCCATTCCTTGAGCGCTGGCGTCGGTGGATGAGTTGGCGTGAACACTTAAAAATAAATCCGCTTGGCTTTTAGCACCGATCTTGACGCGCCGATGGAGTTCGAGCTGGCGATCATCGGTGCGAGTGAGAAACGCTTTAAATTCTGGGTCCTTGTTGAGAATGTCGTTGAGTTTTTGCGACACTCCGAGAACCACTTTCGACTCGTTGGCCGATCCGCGAGTGGCTCCACGATCCATGCCGCCATGGCCGGGATCAATCGCTATAGTAAAGGCTTGAGCGGAATTGAAAAGCAGAGCACAAGTCGCCCACAGAATCCCTCGCATTAGAACAAGTATCCTATGCGCAGACCCATGAGCGATGTGCTGACGTCGCCTCCGGAGGGGTAGTAGTAATAAATAAAATCAATGGGAATCGTCATCGAGCTTGTGCGGTATTCAAGGCTTGCACCAAACTCACCTACGGCGACGGTGTCAATCGAGGCGATCGCTGTCGAGGAAGAGCTCATCGGGTGGAAAATCCCAGCGCCGGCGAGAAGTTTAATTCCAAAGCTTTCACCGCCAAACACTTCGTAGCGGAGTAAAGCATCTAAACTCAAGTAGGTGATTTTTGTTCCGATAGTCCCGATAGTTTGATAATTGCTCTCGGGAGTTTTCCCAGAGCCACTGACATCGAAGTTCTCAAGTCCGGCGAGGAGTTGGATATCTAAAGACTCGGAGGTGGGATAAATGTACGCTCCACGAAGTCCAAGGCTAGAGCCCGATTGCGAGGAGGTCGTCGCATCTTGTTTAACGTCTTGTGTAGCAGAGGCATATCCCAGAACGACGCCCCACTTTGTGGCCATTCGATTCCGACGTCGACGTTTCGTGCCTGATTCTGAATCTGAACTCTCGGAAACACTGGACTTTGATTTTCTGGAGGAAGCGGATTTTTTTCCAGCCCCTTTAAATACAGTCAGATCGCCGCGTTTGGCTTTCCCTTTACCGAGAACACCGACGGCTTTAAACCCCTGAACTTTTTTAAGCTGAAGAAGCCCGGTTTTTTTACCGTTAATATCTGTCACATAAAAAATATCGTTATTGGCAAATGTGCCTTCTTCTTCGGGAGAAAAAATAACATAAACTTTTTTGCCACTCGTTTTGAGAACTTTTCCTGCATACGACGGATAAGAAAACAAAAAGAGTGCAAACAACACGACCCAAAATGGCTGATGACGCATGAAGTCCCTCTGCCATTAGAATACGGCCCCGAGGGAAGAAGTCCAAGTAAAAGCCCTTAGACTCTGGTCCTTTGGTACCCGGTACCTTTTGCGGATGCATTGTATAAAAAAAGCGGCCTAGGCCGCTTTTTTTATACAATGCATCCGCAAAAGGTACCGGGTACCAATTAGAAGGGGATTTCGTCGTTGGAGTCGAAGCTGGGTTCTGGAGAGAAGTCGGCAGCGCCCGCGGATGGGCCACCACTGTTTTGAGAGGCGCGATCTCCTCCGCCAAGGAACTGGACATTGGCCGCAACCACTTCTGTGGCGTAGCGCTTTTGACCTTGTTGGTCTTCCCAAGAGCGAGTCTGAAGTTTACCTTCTACAAACACTTGTCGACCTTTGGCGAGGTGC is part of the Bdellovibrionales bacterium genome and harbors:
- the rdgB gene encoding RdgB/HAM1 family non-canonical purine NTP pyrophosphatase — its product is MAKLWIATGNNGKLTEFKLLLKSVPLELHSQKELPVFSQPPENGKTFLDNARIKAKALKAVVANEDWVLADDSGLSVDGLGGLPGVHSARYAGEKASMPENIAKLLKMMQIRNISDRKAHFECTLVLLSPTGEEKVYSAQLHGKIAPKITGTNGFGYDPIFIPDGFTKTLGELSDGEKNTLSHRAQAAKKIVEFFSTL
- the rph gene encoding ribonuclease PH encodes the protein MSTRHDKRANDQLRPVTIETSVNRYAEGSALIKYGHTHVMCTASIEPSIPKWLQGQGKGWITAEYGMLPRSTHDRMNREKTAASGRSQEISRLIARSLRSSTNLFSLGERMITIDCDVQQADGGTRTAAITGGFVALAQALAYLRDREPNFKIPMTSMISAVSVGMVNGEPLLDLCYLEDSSAETDVNFVMNHDNAFVEIQGTAEEKPFTAEHLTKMSLLAQKGCAELFKIQKKCLNSMGIEIG
- a CDS encoding N-acetylmuramoyl-L-alanine amidase — translated: MRGILWATCALLFNSAQAFTIAIDPGHGGMDRGATRGSANESKVVLGVSQKLNDILNKDPEFKAFLTRTDDRQLELHRRVKIGAKSQADLFLSVHANSSTDASAQGMEIYFRNELDPDDESLMLAHQENQVDENFSRKEKKGDLQSILADLKKSMSTLKSYELSWHIIHEWKVPFSKVRPQAIKQGPFAVVQQSIPSALVEIGFISNEKESKRLVTDAYQKEIAQAIYKGLKDYKETLDKEQTKALK
- a CDS encoding single-stranded DNA-binding protein: MSVNKVMIVGRLGADPEMKTLSSGQTVTNFNVATGENWVDRDGQKQERTEWHRIVVWGKLAEICAQHLAKGRQVFVEGKLQTRSWEDQQGQKRYATEVVAANVQFLGGGDRASQNSGGPSAGAADFSPEPSFDSNDEIPF